A stretch of Rubinisphaera margarita DNA encodes these proteins:
- a CDS encoding tetratricopeptide repeat protein, which yields MSTIPTSRTFSPQMLWLLLAGVIGVVYGNSFAGVFVFDDTNSILDNPSIRSFDAFFATLSWDSLVRPGRWLAYLTLTANYAISELEPWSYHLVNLLIHLVNALLLFELVRMSTRRLQFPEEQAKLLAFCVALLWAVHPLQTQAVTYVIQRIEALASLFYLGVFFGFAKSQETSRKAWLVMSFVSFWCGLWTKQIIVTAPLLLLCYDRIFWAVSWKELWRKRGLFHAAMLLSAAWLVLLTFVRLGNDYAGNTAGPGTGIGSSSGVTPLQYALTQPGVVLFYLRLWFLPIGQNLDHFWQPATLPEEIVPPLIIILGLLAATGWALWKAPVVGFAGLWFFLILAPTSTIVPIRDLAVEHRVYLPSAALSVLCVAGLAWVMRRWKGAEDYSRALLLTCGGLAMVLGVMTHLRNDVYSSEYALWQDVVNKSPNNGRALTNLVEHYQLRGQVEQAEQMARRAVNSLPNSPETQNLLGSVLIDLGKTQEAEQHVRQSLKLNPLPEAYLNLALLVESQQPQEAIGCLQKALELRPDFARAHNQLGMLLLKTGGEIAAAEQHFRLAIEHNPGNDFACNNLAIVLAERGQTSQAIALLEQILRRNPSFDLARRSLIYVQSKLQSQ from the coding sequence ATGTCGACCATCCCCACATCGAGAACGTTCTCCCCACAGATGCTCTGGCTGCTCCTGGCTGGAGTAATCGGGGTGGTGTATGGGAACAGTTTCGCGGGGGTGTTCGTGTTTGATGACACGAACTCGATCCTCGACAATCCGTCGATTCGTTCGTTCGATGCGTTCTTCGCGACGCTCTCCTGGGACTCGCTGGTTCGGCCCGGGCGCTGGCTGGCGTATCTGACGTTGACGGCCAACTATGCGATCTCGGAGCTGGAACCGTGGTCGTATCATCTGGTGAATCTGCTGATTCATCTCGTCAATGCGTTGCTGCTGTTCGAGCTGGTGAGAATGTCGACGCGACGTCTCCAGTTTCCGGAAGAACAGGCGAAGCTGCTCGCCTTCTGCGTGGCCCTGTTGTGGGCCGTGCACCCGCTGCAGACGCAGGCGGTGACGTACGTCATTCAGCGGATTGAGGCGTTGGCGTCGCTGTTCTACCTCGGCGTCTTTTTCGGCTTCGCGAAATCTCAGGAGACATCCCGCAAAGCATGGCTGGTGATGTCGTTCGTCAGCTTCTGGTGCGGTCTGTGGACAAAGCAGATCATCGTCACCGCTCCCCTGCTTCTGCTCTGTTATGACCGGATTTTCTGGGCAGTGAGCTGGAAGGAACTCTGGCGAAAACGCGGCCTGTTTCACGCCGCCATGCTGTTGAGTGCGGCCTGGCTTGTTCTGCTTACGTTCGTTCGGCTGGGGAATGACTATGCGGGAAATACAGCCGGCCCGGGAACGGGGATCGGTTCGAGTTCGGGGGTGACTCCCCTGCAGTATGCGCTCACGCAGCCCGGAGTGGTGCTGTTCTATCTGCGGCTCTGGTTTCTTCCGATCGGACAGAACCTCGACCATTTCTGGCAACCAGCCACTTTACCAGAAGAAATCGTCCCGCCGCTGATCATCATTCTCGGGCTGCTCGCCGCGACGGGCTGGGCGTTATGGAAAGCTCCGGTCGTTGGTTTCGCCGGGCTGTGGTTCTTTCTGATTCTGGCACCGACGTCGACCATCGTTCCGATTCGCGATCTCGCCGTCGAACATCGGGTTTATCTGCCGTCAGCGGCGTTGAGCGTCCTCTGCGTGGCTGGCCTGGCCTGGGTGATGCGCCGATGGAAGGGGGCTGAAGATTACAGCCGAGCCCTGCTGCTCACCTGCGGCGGACTCGCGATGGTGCTGGGCGTGATGACGCATTTGAGAAACGACGTCTACTCCAGTGAGTATGCGCTCTGGCAGGATGTGGTTAATAAGTCGCCAAACAACGGGCGGGCTTTGACGAATCTGGTCGAACACTATCAGCTTCGGGGACAAGTAGAGCAGGCAGAACAAATGGCGCGGCGAGCAGTGAATTCACTGCCGAACAGTCCCGAGACACAGAACCTGCTCGGCTCGGTGTTGATCGATCTCGGCAAGACTCAGGAAGCCGAGCAGCATGTCAGGCAGAGCCTGAAACTGAACCCGTTGCCGGAGGCATATCTCAATCTGGCGTTGCTCGTTGAGAGCCAGCAGCCACAGGAAGCGATTGGGTGCTTGCAGAAAGCGCTGGAACTGCGGCCCGATTTTGCCCGCGCCCATAATCAACTCGGAATGCTCCTGCTGAAGACGGGCGGGGAGATCGCCGCGGCCGAGCAGCATTTTCGGCTCGCGATTGAACACAATCCCGGCAACGACTTCGCCTGCAATAATCTCGCCATCGTTCTGGCCGAGCGGGGACAGACTTCGCAGGCGATTGCACTGCTGGAACAGATTCTCCGCCGGAATCCGAGCTTCGATCTCGCCAGACGCAGTCTGATTTACGTTCAGAGCAAACTTCAGAGCCAGTAA
- a CDS encoding lipopolysaccharide biosynthesis protein, whose product MLGRYGVALGLLGLGQGSALWSLLLISGNLSPDGFGQLSSGLAIQNYIVILGTLGLRTLATRDLARAPGRLGRIWGTLWGLTTPAGIALAIGGHLVGGALFARSADEIWMSLWLSCGTCFSILSVVPLLDALGRQSLALGGVALAETLFAIALLTGWIPMDVASLGAGFAIKWTVASLLQAISLRVISGPVRPTFSRRQLNQWKGSAAPLLLTALIMNVPFSGAVVLTRHLLGAADSAVMGFAAQLAAAILLLGGVAVRFLQPIWRDAAAIRETRSRKLLTQVGLYAFLLWMAIVLIVTVIVSFWLPDEYLRGMASIQLMLLAAAISVLARVLWVALEATHQERRVLIAYSTGSAAFIVTSIGCAHPLGSTGVALAAVFGMAATVLMMWGHLSSLFKR is encoded by the coding sequence ATGTTAGGACGCTACGGCGTTGCACTTGGACTGCTGGGGCTGGGGCAAGGCAGCGCTTTGTGGAGCCTGTTGCTGATTTCCGGAAACCTGTCTCCCGATGGCTTCGGGCAGCTGAGTTCTGGTCTCGCCATACAGAACTACATTGTCATCCTGGGGACCCTGGGCCTGCGGACTCTGGCCACACGGGATCTGGCTCGTGCCCCCGGGCGGCTAGGCCGTATCTGGGGAACACTCTGGGGACTGACCACTCCAGCTGGTATCGCGTTAGCAATCGGCGGGCATCTCGTTGGTGGTGCACTCTTCGCCCGATCCGCGGACGAGATCTGGATGTCCCTCTGGCTTTCCTGCGGAACGTGTTTCTCCATCCTGTCGGTGGTTCCTCTACTGGATGCTCTTGGTCGACAATCTCTCGCGTTGGGGGGTGTCGCCCTCGCGGAAACTCTGTTCGCCATTGCTTTGCTGACCGGCTGGATTCCGATGGATGTGGCTTCGCTGGGAGCCGGATTCGCGATCAAGTGGACGGTCGCGTCCCTGCTGCAGGCGATCTCGCTGAGGGTGATCTCTGGACCGGTCCGGCCGACTTTCAGTCGACGTCAGCTGAACCAGTGGAAAGGCTCCGCGGCTCCACTTCTGCTGACCGCTCTGATCATGAACGTCCCGTTCAGTGGAGCTGTTGTCTTGACACGCCACCTGTTGGGCGCGGCCGATTCGGCGGTCATGGGCTTCGCGGCTCAACTGGCAGCCGCAATTCTCCTGCTGGGAGGAGTCGCCGTCCGATTTCTACAACCCATTTGGCGGGATGCAGCCGCGATCAGAGAAACGCGTTCGCGGAAACTGCTCACTCAGGTGGGACTCTACGCCTTCCTGCTCTGGATGGCGATCGTACTGATTGTCACGGTGATTGTCTCGTTCTGGCTCCCGGACGAGTATCTTCGGGGCATGGCGTCGATCCAGCTGATGCTTCTGGCGGCTGCCATCAGCGTTCTGGCTCGAGTCTTGTGGGTCGCGTTGGAAGCGACCCATCAGGAACGTCGCGTCCTAATCGCCTATAGCACGGGGTCGGCCGCCTTCATAGTGACGTCAATCGGTTGCGCGCACCCACTCGGGTCAACAGGAGTTGCTCTTGCGGCTGTCTTCGGAATGGCTGCAACAGTTCTGATGATGTGGGGACATCTGAGCTCTCTTTTCAAGCGGTAG
- a CDS encoding class I SAM-dependent methyltransferase gives MNCSVPLDPQLNSHPTGERMFRPDAQTSTIDRMLFARQQAAYHLVEPLIPDRGAVLDIACGTGYGTETLASFGAQVAGVDIDPRTIDLCRETIKRPECQFLVGSGTEIPCSDESFDTVVSFQTIEHIKDHEGFVRELRRVLLPGGTCVITTPNRLLRLQPGQRPWNRFHVREYDAVQLEELLRRVFSSVDIQGVSAPPAIMKLEHARLSSARRIAKYDPWGFRHRLAPSLKKTLAGMLKSIPQPPGNRDSAGSGQPFPWNDFYLTDDVADSLDLFAVCR, from the coding sequence ATGAATTGCTCTGTTCCGCTCGATCCGCAACTCAACTCACATCCTACGGGCGAGCGGATGTTTCGTCCTGACGCTCAAACATCGACGATCGACCGGATGCTCTTCGCGCGTCAGCAGGCCGCCTATCATCTGGTTGAACCGCTGATTCCCGACAGGGGAGCGGTTCTGGACATCGCGTGCGGCACCGGCTATGGCACGGAAACACTGGCCAGCTTTGGGGCACAGGTCGCGGGAGTGGACATCGATCCTCGAACGATAGACCTTTGTCGCGAAACGATCAAACGGCCCGAATGTCAGTTTCTGGTTGGAAGCGGCACCGAGATTCCGTGTTCGGACGAAAGCTTCGACACCGTAGTTTCCTTTCAGACGATCGAACACATTAAGGATCACGAAGGCTTTGTCAGGGAGCTTCGTCGCGTCCTCCTCCCCGGAGGAACTTGTGTCATCACGACACCCAATCGCCTACTGCGGCTTCAACCGGGTCAGCGTCCATGGAACCGCTTTCACGTCCGCGAATACGATGCGGTTCAGTTGGAAGAGCTCCTGCGGAGAGTGTTCTCCAGCGTTGATATCCAAGGGGTCTCGGCCCCACCAGCGATCATGAAACTGGAACACGCTCGGCTAAGCTCCGCCCGGCGTATTGCGAAATACGACCCATGGGGATTCCGACACCGCTTGGCCCCGTCGCTCAAGAAAACGCTGGCAGGCATGCTCAAGAGCATCCCGCAGCCGCCCGGGAATCGCGACTCGGCTGGCAGTGGACAGCCGTTTCCGTGGAACGATTTCTATTTAACGGACGACGTCGCGGACTCTCTCGATCTCTTTGCCGTGTGTCGTTGA
- a CDS encoding class I SAM-dependent methyltransferase gives MSSIVFRTKKMLRNSLLHVTARSCIEYEGVRLPPHRLRFCGQEFRDDQFYLKSGLSEVDRLVDHCGLQESSSVLDVGCGPGRLAIALQQRFPNLRSYLGVDVHSASIQWCQRFLTTSPQFRFLQLGMRNDRYNPEGSKHHPSTIPRSVFPAGAADVINLFSVFSHLPLEHVEFYLNEFADLLAPGGRIFLTAFLNPEASRNFAENPPARGKTWSGPLHCVELGQQWFEDRARQAGLNVTFGPLHKEVDGQTAVYLSHSSESSAKVVQDSSS, from the coding sequence ATGTCTTCGATTGTCTTTCGCACCAAGAAAATGCTCCGAAATTCCCTGCTCCATGTGACGGCTCGATCCTGCATCGAATACGAGGGCGTTCGGTTGCCGCCCCATCGATTGCGGTTCTGCGGGCAGGAATTCCGCGACGATCAGTTCTATCTGAAGTCCGGTCTGAGCGAAGTGGATCGTCTTGTTGATCACTGTGGACTTCAGGAAAGCTCATCCGTACTCGATGTCGGATGCGGGCCGGGCCGGCTGGCTATCGCGCTGCAACAGCGGTTTCCCAATCTTCGCTCCTATCTGGGTGTGGACGTCCACTCGGCATCGATCCAGTGGTGTCAACGATTCCTGACGACATCGCCTCAGTTCCGCTTCCTGCAATTGGGTATGCGAAACGACCGCTACAATCCGGAAGGAAGCAAACATCATCCGAGCACGATTCCCCGGTCGGTTTTTCCGGCAGGAGCCGCGGATGTGATCAACCTGTTTTCGGTATTCAGTCATCTTCCGCTCGAACACGTCGAGTTCTACCTCAACGAATTCGCGGACCTGCTGGCGCCCGGCGGCAGAATTTTTCTCACGGCCTTTCTAAACCCGGAAGCCAGCCGGAACTTTGCCGAGAATCCACCCGCAAGGGGGAAAACCTGGTCGGGCCCATTGCACTGCGTTGAACTGGGCCAGCAATGGTTCGAAGACCGAGCTCGACAGGCTGGCCTCAATGTGACGTTCGGTCCGTTACATAAGGAAGTCGACGGACAGACCGCAGTGTATCTGAGTCATTCCTCAGAGAGTTCGGCGAAGGTTGTGCAGGATTCCAGCTCATGA
- a CDS encoding glycosyltransferase: MPEPSDVTLVIPGRNCESTLRRCLDSVIPLLQQGELREIIFVNDGSTDDTAEIAAEYPITVLKGEGRGPGHARNLGWRAASSELIWFIDSDCVAEPDALQKLRPHLQNADVAGVGGSYANLFPDSLLATLIHEEIVTRHRRMSEDVNFLATFNVLYRRQILQETGGFDETLKLAQDAELAYRICRAGYRLKFEIRSRVGHHHPRRLRGYLRTQRRQGYYRVMLYRKHLGRIRGDSYAGIGDYLQPPLALIAVPALSLVAFPATRWIAFLPALILFLISTPVAWDMSREAGLRMTTYVPFAAVRSFFRGIGLLQGLAAALRHRGNRPPQFLKPEQKLLAVGEETRT, encoded by the coding sequence ATGCCTGAGCCGTCCGATGTCACCCTCGTGATCCCCGGCCGAAACTGCGAAAGCACTCTCCGCCGCTGTCTCGATTCGGTGATCCCCCTGCTCCAACAGGGCGAACTCCGCGAGATCATCTTCGTGAACGACGGCTCCACGGACGATACTGCGGAGATTGCAGCCGAGTATCCGATTACGGTTCTGAAAGGAGAAGGACGCGGCCCGGGCCATGCCCGCAACCTCGGCTGGCGAGCCGCTTCCTCCGAGCTGATCTGGTTCATCGATTCCGACTGCGTCGCCGAGCCGGATGCTCTGCAGAAACTGCGGCCTCATCTCCAGAACGCGGACGTCGCCGGTGTGGGAGGCAGCTATGCGAATCTCTTCCCCGACTCGCTGCTGGCGACCCTCATTCACGAGGAGATCGTGACCCGCCATCGCCGAATGTCGGAGGACGTGAATTTTCTGGCAACATTCAACGTCCTTTACAGGCGGCAGATTCTGCAAGAAACAGGCGGGTTCGACGAGACCCTGAAACTGGCTCAGGACGCCGAGCTGGCCTACCGGATTTGTCGCGCAGGCTATCGGCTGAAGTTCGAAATACGTTCCCGGGTTGGACACCATCACCCGCGGAGACTTCGGGGCTACTTACGAACCCAACGGCGGCAAGGCTACTACCGGGTGATGCTCTATCGCAAACACCTGGGACGCATCCGGGGAGACTCCTACGCCGGGATCGGCGACTACCTCCAGCCTCCGCTCGCGCTCATCGCCGTTCCCGCCCTGTCACTGGTTGCCTTCCCTGCAACCCGTTGGATTGCGTTCCTGCCCGCACTGATCTTGTTCCTGATCTCCACTCCAGTGGCGTGGGACATGTCGCGGGAAGCGGGACTGCGGATGACAACGTACGTGCCGTTCGCGGCTGTTCGATCGTTCTTCCGAGGGATCGGACTGTTGCAGGGACTTGCCGCAGCGCTGCGCCACCGGGGGAACAGGCCGCCTCAGTTTCTGAAACCAGAGCAGAAACTGCTGGCCGTGGGCGAGGAGACGCGAACATGA
- a CDS encoding DUF2304 domain-containing protein, which produces MNYFQWCTIPILLLLCSRELKRYLSDHRRYRLLRISAWALAVVLIMKPDLSSIVAAHLGIGRGADLVFYAFMLSATAVMFHLYGRQFGMRKQIVDLARREALRTPLAGEGLQTARPGVESSREEP; this is translated from the coding sequence ATGAACTACTTCCAGTGGTGCACGATCCCGATTCTCCTGCTGCTTTGCAGCCGCGAGCTGAAGCGGTATCTGTCTGATCATCGACGGTATCGGCTGCTGCGGATCAGCGCCTGGGCATTGGCCGTCGTGCTGATTATGAAGCCGGACCTGTCCTCCATTGTCGCGGCTCATCTCGGCATCGGTCGTGGTGCGGACCTCGTCTTCTACGCGTTCATGCTCTCTGCGACCGCGGTGATGTTCCATCTCTACGGGCGGCAGTTCGGAATGCGGAAACAGATCGTCGATCTTGCCCGCCGCGAAGCGCTGCGCACTCCCCTCGCTGGCGAAGGACTGCAGACAGCTCGCCCCGGCGTCGAGTCTTCCCGGGAGGAGCCGTGA
- a CDS encoding glycosyltransferase family 2 protein produces MPQSDTNRGTWIIVAAYNEGSRLSSTLSKLTRQSFNVVVVDDGSSDDTAAIAARFPVWVLRHPINCGQGAALKTGIDFALARGAEYLVTFDGDGQHEVDEIPRLLTPLVSGKADAALGSRFLGVARNMPFTRWLTLKAGILFTRVVSGVRVTDVHNGFRAMTRRAASVISIRQPRMAHASEILDEICLHGLRFVEVPVTITYATDTLEKGQSSLGALRITGHLLVGRIWR; encoded by the coding sequence ATGCCTCAAAGCGACACGAATCGTGGCACATGGATCATTGTGGCCGCCTACAACGAAGGATCGCGGCTTTCCTCGACGCTGTCGAAGCTGACGCGGCAATCGTTCAATGTGGTCGTGGTCGATGACGGTTCGTCCGACGATACGGCCGCCATCGCCGCCCGCTTTCCGGTCTGGGTGCTGCGACATCCCATCAACTGTGGACAGGGCGCCGCGTTGAAGACCGGCATCGATTTCGCTCTCGCACGCGGAGCCGAATACCTGGTGACATTTGATGGCGATGGCCAGCACGAAGTGGACGAGATCCCCCGGCTGCTGACTCCACTCGTTTCCGGCAAAGCCGACGCCGCACTCGGATCGCGATTCCTCGGCGTCGCCCGGAACATGCCGTTCACACGCTGGTTGACTCTCAAGGCGGGAATCCTCTTCACCCGAGTTGTCTCCGGAGTTCGCGTGACCGATGTGCACAACGGGTTCCGCGCGATGACTCGTCGGGCCGCCTCAGTTATCTCGATCCGGCAGCCGCGAATGGCACACGCCTCGGAAATCCTGGACGAGATCTGCCTGCACGGACTGCGGTTTGTCGAAGTCCCCGTGACAATTACCTACGCGACGGACACGCTGGAGAAAGGGCAAAGTTCTCTGGGAGCCCTGCGAATCACAGGGCATCTGCTCGTCGGAAGGATCTGGCGATGA
- a CDS encoding prepilin-type N-terminal cleavage/methylation domain-containing protein yields MKPSSTSRRSRRRGFTLLELLLAAAISTVVLAGVGGLILIIYRIEQTSSRDIHLVQTGHNLLRQFDWDLQAIAGRLVEEEGTESMESSGMVLALDSSDTTLDFGIEAQSTALPFYLVGDTQVVEFLAEPVSQTGRQLTLIDDPLAVSDIERTQQRLLVWGFNTPGMMEVELTGYGPDDPMARFEALSDAELVNIEWLGGLPVPELVSMEFLYFDGIDWYEEWDSTALETLPKAIQVTAVLQITGQSSSDPNPGLMKTVSRVIAIPTQRFVVASTDSLLEE; encoded by the coding sequence TTGAAACCGTCTTCGACTTCCCGCCGATCCCGCCGTCGTGGTTTCACTCTGCTGGAACTGCTGCTTGCCGCCGCGATCTCAACGGTGGTCCTGGCCGGCGTCGGCGGCTTGATCTTGATCATCTATCGGATTGAGCAAACCTCATCTCGCGATATCCACCTGGTGCAGACGGGGCACAATCTGCTGCGACAGTTCGACTGGGATCTGCAGGCCATCGCCGGCCGACTTGTCGAAGAAGAGGGCACGGAGTCGATGGAAAGCTCCGGCATGGTTCTGGCTCTCGACTCCTCCGACACCACGCTCGATTTCGGAATCGAAGCCCAGTCGACAGCCCTGCCGTTCTATCTGGTCGGTGATACGCAGGTCGTCGAGTTTCTGGCCGAGCCGGTCTCCCAGACCGGACGTCAGCTGACATTGATCGACGATCCGCTGGCTGTTTCCGACATCGAACGGACTCAGCAACGGCTGCTTGTCTGGGGCTTCAACACGCCAGGCATGATGGAAGTGGAACTGACAGGCTACGGGCCCGATGATCCGATGGCTCGATTCGAAGCGCTCTCCGATGCCGAACTGGTCAATATCGAATGGCTCGGCGGACTTCCGGTACCGGAACTTGTCTCGATGGAATTCCTGTACTTCGATGGCATCGACTGGTACGAAGAATGGGACAGCACCGCACTGGAGACGCTGCCCAAAGCCATCCAGGTGACAGCCGTGCTTCAGATCACCGGCCAGAGTTCGTCCGATCCAAACCCCGGCCTGATGAAGACCGTGTCCCGCGTAATCGCTATTCCAACTCAGCGCTTTGTCGTCGCCTCGACAGACTCTCTCCTGGAAGAATAG
- a CDS encoding type IV pilus modification PilV family protein, whose product MKNRTFNRAGLSLLEVVISLSLLGAASAALVQLLESARVASVQTVRETEAIIFCESIIGEIVSSGIAPVEISEETIGEDPAWVYSVEVQETDWPTLVQSTVRVFHRNFNDHIDADVSLTRWIYIPATEEGL is encoded by the coding sequence GTGAAGAACCGCACCTTCAACCGGGCTGGTCTCTCGCTGCTGGAAGTGGTGATTTCACTGTCCCTGCTCGGGGCGGCTTCCGCGGCTCTGGTCCAGTTACTGGAGTCCGCTCGAGTGGCTTCGGTACAGACCGTTCGAGAAACGGAAGCCATCATCTTCTGCGAGTCCATCATCGGTGAGATTGTCTCCAGCGGCATCGCCCCGGTTGAGATCAGCGAGGAGACAATCGGCGAAGATCCGGCCTGGGTCTATTCCGTCGAGGTTCAGGAAACTGACTGGCCTACGCTCGTGCAGAGCACGGTCCGGGTGTTTCACCGGAACTTCAACGACCACATTGATGCCGATGTCTCGCTGACCCGCTGGATTTACATCCCGGCCACGGAGGAAGGACTTTGA
- a CDS encoding pilus assembly FimT family protein, translating into MQSRRSSNRLGFTLVELLLTIVLLSVLIAVSVPSLNSLTAEQQLLSVSGDVEQFLNNQRRDAVRDGQRRWVRFSSGDHVLIAGLADAPATSSLTLPESLSFMQADWAEDLPSELLGELGLNSQEHRWSAEVLFNTDGTSTGANFYFEDDRDTAFQITVHSLNGHVAVTRAKASDLEDRL; encoded by the coding sequence ATGCAGTCCCGGCGTTCTTCAAACCGGCTCGGGTTCACGCTGGTGGAGCTGCTCCTGACAATCGTCCTGTTGTCGGTGCTGATCGCGGTTTCTGTTCCCTCGCTCAATTCGCTCACCGCTGAGCAGCAACTGCTCAGCGTGAGTGGCGACGTGGAACAGTTTCTGAACAACCAGCGCCGCGATGCCGTTCGCGACGGACAACGCCGCTGGGTCCGATTTTCGTCGGGAGATCACGTACTCATCGCCGGCCTCGCCGATGCTCCCGCGACCAGCAGCCTGACGCTGCCCGAGTCGCTGTCATTCATGCAGGCCGACTGGGCGGAAGATCTGCCTTCGGAACTGCTCGGCGAGCTCGGTCTCAATTCGCAGGAGCATCGCTGGTCCGCCGAAGTCCTGTTCAATACGGACGGCACATCGACGGGCGCCAACTTCTATTTTGAAGACGATCGCGATACGGCCTTTCAGATTACCGTTCATTCACTCAACGGACATGTCGCCGTAACTCGCGCTAAGGCCTCCGATCTGGAGGACCGTCTGTGA
- the gspG gene encoding type II secretion system major pseudopilin GspG, which yields MTRSLSPRHSARTRREAFTLLELLIVLAILGVIAAMVVPNLLGTQKKANIQVTESSIHGLEQALKLYAVGNGGEYPTGGQEALEVLTATTDSEGNQVEPQLPEIPKDAWGQPLLYEHPSSKTGNGQPAIWSSGPNRSDEQGSGDDVTNWSEA from the coding sequence ATGACACGCTCATTGTCCCCCCGCCATTCCGCCCGCACCCGTCGCGAGGCCTTCACGCTGCTCGAACTGCTGATCGTTCTGGCCATTTTGGGCGTTATTGCCGCGATGGTTGTGCCGAACCTGCTGGGAACGCAGAAAAAGGCCAATATTCAGGTCACCGAATCGAGTATTCACGGACTCGAACAGGCCCTCAAACTGTACGCCGTCGGCAACGGAGGCGAATATCCGACCGGCGGACAGGAAGCACTCGAAGTGCTGACCGCGACCACTGACTCCGAAGGCAATCAAGTCGAACCTCAGCTTCCCGAAATCCCGAAAGATGCCTGGGGACAGCCGCTCCTTTACGAGCACCCCAGCTCGAAGACCGGAAACGGTCAGCCGGCCATCTGGTCGAGCGGGCCGAACCGCTCCGATGAACAGGGCAGTGGCGACGATGTCACCAACTGGTCGGAAGCCTGA
- a CDS encoding type II secretion system F family protein: MPDYIYKARDSAGKSVAGTLVATDQQEALIQLGQQNLFPVSVQAAPTTGIPKLNRDPRVSATMLVAFYSQLADLLTSGVPLLRSLKLIQDQAANPTLKEVVGDIRDQVADGKRLAQAMARHPKTFSTLVISLVEAGEEGSFLEDALRRLALFVQHQNELKGKVIGAMIYPAFVGTFGVVIAIIMLVFFVPKFQPIFDRMEAERGLPWATNTLMGISDTLQVYWIPLLVGIAVAVVLGMRALQSERGRQIFDGMVVKDFKVGPLNIGVAAIARNLAVARFCRVLGTLLQNGVPMLRSIAIARKATGNVVIEEAIEQASEFVSSGKSLAGPLRQSTFFTADVVEMIAVAEESNQLERVLVEVSDQLERKVQTRLDMLVRLLEPLMLLALAAFVLFIVAALLLPILQSSNMV; the protein is encoded by the coding sequence ATGCCTGACTATATCTACAAAGCTCGAGACTCGGCCGGGAAATCCGTCGCCGGGACACTGGTGGCCACTGATCAACAGGAGGCGCTGATCCAGCTCGGACAGCAGAATCTGTTTCCAGTGTCCGTCCAGGCGGCTCCGACGACCGGCATTCCCAAGCTGAATCGGGACCCCAGGGTCAGCGCGACAATGCTGGTCGCGTTTTACTCTCAGCTGGCCGATCTGCTCACCTCCGGCGTCCCGCTGTTGCGGTCGTTGAAGCTGATCCAGGATCAGGCGGCGAATCCTACCCTGAAGGAAGTGGTGGGGGACATTCGCGACCAGGTGGCCGACGGGAAACGGCTGGCTCAGGCCATGGCCCGCCATCCCAAAACGTTTTCGACGCTCGTGATCAGCCTCGTGGAAGCCGGAGAGGAAGGAAGCTTCCTGGAAGACGCCCTCCGCCGACTGGCTCTGTTCGTTCAGCACCAGAACGAACTCAAAGGCAAAGTGATCGGGGCGATGATCTATCCCGCCTTTGTCGGCACGTTCGGCGTTGTAATCGCCATCATCATGCTCGTCTTCTTCGTGCCGAAGTTTCAGCCGATCTTCGACCGGATGGAAGCCGAGCGAGGCCTGCCGTGGGCGACGAACACGCTGATGGGCATTAGCGATACGCTGCAGGTCTACTGGATTCCACTCCTCGTGGGCATCGCCGTGGCCGTTGTACTCGGCATGCGGGCGTTACAGTCGGAACGAGGACGACAGATTTTCGACGGCATGGTCGTGAAGGACTTCAAAGTCGGTCCGCTGAATATTGGCGTTGCCGCCATCGCCCGTAATCTGGCCGTCGCCCGCTTCTGCCGCGTGCTCGGAACCCTGCTGCAAAACGGGGTGCCGATGCTGAGATCCATCGCCATCGCCCGGAAAGCGACCGGAAACGTGGTGATCGAAGAGGCCATCGAGCAGGCCTCGGAATTCGTTTCGAGCGGGAAATCGCTGGCCGGCCCGCTGCGACAGTCGACCTTTTTTACAGCCGATGTGGTCGAGATGATCGCCGTGGCCGAGGAATCGAACCAGCTGGAGCGGGTGCTCGTCGAAGTGTCCGATCAGCTCGAACGCAAGGTGCAGACGCGGCTCGACATGCTGGTTCGTCTGCTCGAACCTCTTATGCTGCTTGCACTTGCCGCTTTCGTTTTGTTTATCGTTGCCGCCCTGCTTTTACCGATACTTCAGAGCTCGAACATGGTTTAA